From one Tetragenococcus osmophilus genomic stretch:
- a CDS encoding polyprenyl synthetase family protein, which produces MKLHPIWNDYPQLQPELTQTMKLMENSIELKNKAVKAALLEMIGAGGKLLRPAYQLLFSQFGPERNRQKAIALAAAIEMLHTATLIHDDIVDDATLRRNLPTVSAEFDNNTAVYAGDYLFVACFKLMSNYTGSLRSLQSNAISMEKILSGELGQMEDHYNLSISVDDYLSNISGKTAELFALSCSVGAFESGTSQLFAKNVSNIGHNIGMAFQIIDDILDYTQAQTETGKPVLNDIRQGVYTLPLIYALQTDPRQLTSLLEKKEQMTENDIQKVYQLINKLGGVTKAQNLANFYTKQALKKIENLPDNAENTKTTLQQLTRTLLTRTN; this is translated from the coding sequence ATGAAACTGCATCCTATATGGAATGATTATCCACAATTACAACCCGAGCTAACACAAACAATGAAACTAATGGAGAATTCAATTGAATTAAAAAATAAAGCTGTAAAAGCTGCTTTATTAGAAATGATTGGTGCAGGAGGAAAATTACTCCGTCCCGCTTATCAGCTCCTATTTTCCCAATTCGGGCCCGAAAGAAACCGGCAAAAAGCAATTGCATTAGCTGCTGCTATCGAGATGTTACATACAGCAACATTAATTCACGATGATATCGTAGATGATGCTACTTTAAGACGTAATTTACCCACGGTCAGTGCCGAATTTGATAATAATACGGCTGTTTACGCAGGGGATTACCTCTTTGTAGCTTGTTTTAAATTAATGTCTAACTATACTGGCTCTCTCCGTAGTTTGCAAAGTAACGCCATCAGCATGGAAAAAATCCTATCTGGTGAATTAGGACAGATGGAAGATCACTATAATTTATCCATATCCGTTGATGATTATTTATCAAATATTTCGGGGAAAACAGCGGAATTATTTGCTTTAAGCTGTTCTGTAGGCGCGTTTGAGAGCGGAACAAGTCAACTGTTTGCTAAAAACGTTTCAAATATTGGTCACAATATCGGTATGGCTTTTCAAATTATTGATGACATTTTAGATTACACCCAAGCACAAACTGAAACTGGCAAACCTGTATTAAACGACATTCGACAAGGTGTCTATACACTTCCTTTAATCTACGCCTTACAAACAGATCCTCGCCAATTAACGTCGTTATTGGAAAAAAAGGAACAAATGACAGAAAACGATATACAAAAAGTCTATCAACTAATCAATAAACTAGGAGGTGTTACTAAAGCACAAAACCTAGCTAATTTTTATACTAAACAAGCACTTAAAAAAATCGAGAATTTACCAGATAACGCGGAAAATACTAAAACCACCTTACAACAACTGACTCGTACATTATTAACACGCACTAATTAA
- a CDS encoding ATP-dependent Clp protease ATP-binding subunit: MDELFTQRAKDVLQIAQEEAKRFKHQTVGSEHILLALLIEPNGIAGKALREMNVNEKDIREEIEHLTGYGTMTTAPVNGYLPYSPRARQIFAYAGDEAKRLSSAQVGTEHLLLGLLRDEEILASRIMLNLGLSLAKMRQLLKKKMGVSQNKGANGANRRRPVQGRQQAQEGTPTLESLARDLTKLAREKRLDPVVGRDKEVKRLVQILSRRTKNNPALVGEPGVGKTAIAEGLAQKIVNGEVPQDMEPKRLMMLDMGALVAGTKYRGEFEDRMKKIIDEIYQDGQVILFIDELHTLIGAGGAEGAIDASNILKPALARGELQTIGATTSDEYQKYIEKDSALERRFARVQVDEPTPDDAVEILSGLRERYEKHHSVEITDEALQACVQLSVRYINGRQLPDKAIDLMDESAAKVRLDRSSDVSETATVQDQLLSVVEEKEAAIRNQDFEKAASIRAQEQELNKRLEEASAKEEQDSGYTAKVTEEDVASVVSQWTGVPLEQMAKKETQRLLDLEKVLHERVVGQDEAVNAVARSIRRARSGLKDPNRPIGSFMFLGPTGVGKTELAKALADAMFGTEDAMIRIDMSEYMEKYSTSRLIGSPPGYVGYDEGGQLTEKVRSKPYSVILLDEVEKAHPDVFNTLLQVLDDGQLTDSKGRAVDFRNTILIMTSNIGAQELREETNVGFNVVDIKQDHEAMQNRILEELKKAFRPEFLNRVDETIVFRSLEKDEIHEIVKIMSKSIVKRMEEQDIQLKITPAAIDVIGEAGFDPEYGARPIRRALQKEIEDRLSEALLSGEIYFGSRVTIGASKGKITLNVKGPKEEKTLQEA; encoded by the coding sequence ATGGATGAACTATTTACACAGCGCGCAAAAGATGTCTTGCAAATTGCACAAGAAGAGGCAAAACGATTTAAACATCAAACGGTAGGCTCAGAACATATTTTATTAGCTTTATTAATCGAACCTAATGGTATTGCAGGCAAAGCTTTACGCGAAATGAATGTAAATGAAAAAGATATCCGGGAAGAAATTGAACATCTAACTGGGTATGGAACAATGACAACAGCTCCAGTAAATGGGTATTTACCTTACTCCCCAAGAGCTAGACAAATTTTTGCTTATGCTGGGGATGAAGCTAAGCGTCTAAGTTCAGCGCAGGTAGGTACGGAGCATTTGCTTTTAGGCTTACTACGTGATGAAGAGATTTTGGCTTCGCGCATTATGCTAAACTTGGGATTAAGCTTAGCGAAGATGCGTCAATTATTGAAGAAAAAAATGGGCGTTAGTCAAAATAAAGGAGCTAATGGAGCAAATAGACGCCGCCCGGTTCAAGGTCGACAACAAGCACAAGAAGGTACGCCAACTTTAGAGTCATTGGCACGAGATTTGACGAAATTAGCTCGAGAAAAACGCTTAGACCCAGTAGTTGGACGAGATAAAGAAGTAAAACGTCTTGTTCAAATATTAAGTCGACGTACGAAGAATAATCCTGCGCTTGTAGGTGAACCTGGTGTTGGTAAAACAGCTATCGCTGAAGGCTTAGCCCAAAAAATCGTTAATGGTGAAGTCCCTCAAGATATGGAACCTAAGCGTTTAATGATGCTTGATATGGGTGCACTTGTTGCTGGGACAAAATATCGTGGTGAATTTGAAGATCGTATGAAAAAAATCATCGATGAGATCTATCAAGATGGGCAAGTTATTCTATTTATCGATGAGTTGCATACTTTGATTGGTGCTGGAGGAGCAGAAGGAGCTATTGATGCTTCAAATATTTTGAAACCTGCTTTAGCTCGCGGCGAATTACAAACAATTGGTGCAACCACTTCAGATGAATACCAAAAATACATTGAAAAAGATTCTGCATTGGAACGCCGGTTTGCTAGAGTACAAGTAGACGAACCTACTCCTGATGATGCAGTAGAAATCCTAAGTGGACTGCGTGAACGTTATGAAAAACACCATAGTGTAGAAATCACGGATGAAGCTTTACAAGCTTGTGTTCAACTTTCTGTTCGGTATATTAATGGTCGTCAATTACCAGATAAAGCTATTGATTTGATGGATGAGTCAGCAGCTAAAGTTCGTTTGGATCGATCAAGTGACGTTTCCGAAACGGCAACTGTACAAGATCAATTGTTATCAGTAGTTGAAGAAAAAGAAGCAGCTATTAGAAACCAAGACTTTGAAAAGGCAGCAAGTATTCGTGCACAAGAACAAGAATTAAATAAACGTTTAGAAGAAGCTTCTGCTAAAGAAGAACAAGATTCTGGTTATACTGCTAAAGTTACAGAAGAAGACGTAGCGTCTGTAGTGTCTCAATGGACAGGAGTGCCATTAGAACAAATGGCCAAAAAAGAAACCCAACGTTTGTTAGACTTAGAAAAAGTTTTACATGAACGTGTTGTAGGCCAAGATGAAGCAGTAAACGCAGTAGCTCGCTCTATTCGTCGTGCTCGCAGTGGATTAAAAGATCCTAATCGTCCTATTGGCTCATTTATGTTCCTAGGTCCGACCGGAGTTGGGAAAACTGAACTGGCTAAAGCATTAGCAGATGCTATGTTTGGCACAGAAGATGCGATGATTCGGATTGATATGAGTGAATATATGGAAAAATATAGTACGAGTCGGTTGATTGGGTCACCTCCTGGTTATGTGGGTTATGATGAAGGAGGTCAATTAACAGAAAAAGTTCGTTCTAAACCTTATTCAGTGATTCTACTTGATGAAGTGGAAAAAGCCCATCCAGATGTATTTAATACTTTATTACAAGTATTAGACGATGGACAATTGACAGATTCAAAAGGACGAGCTGTAGATTTCCGTAATACAATTTTGATTATGACTTCAAATATCGGAGCTCAAGAACTACGTGAAGAAACAAACGTTGGTTTTAATGTAGTAGATATTAAACAAGACCATGAAGCAATGCAAAATCGTATTTTAGAAGAATTGAAGAAAGCATTTCGTCCGGAATTCTTGAACCGTGTGGATGAAACAATTGTTTTCCGTTCACTAGAGAAAGATGAAATCCATGAAATTGTAAAAATCATGAGTAAGTCCATTGTTAAACGAATGGAAGAACAAGATATTCAACTTAAAATTACTCCTGCAGCGATTGATGTTATTGGAGAAGCTGGCTTTGATCCAGAATATGGCGCTCGCCCTATTCGCCGAGCTTTACAAAAAGAGATTGAAGATCGATTGAGTGAAGCTTTGCTTTCAGGAGAAATCTACTTTGGTAGTCGTGTAACGATCGGTGCTTCTAAAGGTAAGATTACTTTAAATGTCAAAGGACCAAAAGAAGAAAAGACCTTACAAGAAGCATAA
- a CDS encoding CtsR family transcriptional regulator, which produces MSHQNTSDMIEAYLKKILEESETIEIRRAEMADLFNCVPSQINYVINTRFTVQRGYTVESKRGGGGYIRIEKVQISNYQQFLEQVNELFDQTLSEKDAVAIIQKLYEEGVLSKREGNLLLVTISKVVLEKSVKEEHMRANIMHGILERLSYEL; this is translated from the coding sequence ATGAGTCATCAAAATACTTCTGATATGATTGAAGCCTATTTGAAAAAGATTCTGGAAGAAAGCGAGACAATCGAAATTCGTCGCGCTGAGATGGCAGATCTATTCAATTGTGTACCTTCGCAAATCAATTATGTCATTAATACCCGTTTTACTGTACAACGTGGTTATACAGTCGAAAGTAAACGCGGCGGTGGTGGCTATATTCGAATTGAAAAAGTCCAAATCTCCAACTATCAACAATTTTTAGAACAAGTCAATGAATTATTTGATCAAACACTTTCAGAAAAAGATGCAGTAGCAATTATACAAAAGTTATATGAAGAAGGCGTCCTTTCAAAAAGGGAAGGAAACTTGTTATTAGTAACTATCAGTAAAGTTGTGCTAGAAAAATCAGTAAAAGAAGAACACATGCGAGCAAATATTATGCATGGAATATTAGAGCGGCTAAGTTATGAACTATAA
- the gor gene encoding glutathione-disulfide reductase — protein sequence MKTYDYIVVGGGSGGIASANRAANHGAKVLLIEAKELGGTCINVGCVPKKVMWQASDIYQSIQRDAPSYGIQTNERSLDFKTLVKNREDYIEFLHGAYQRGFDNSGVEFLRGYAQFIDNHTVEVEGQQYSASHVLIATGGHADALNIPGGEYAIDSDGFFALDQAPEHMIVLGGGYIAAELAGVINGLGSKTSWAFRYERPLRTFDQMLADNLVQTYEEEGVSVYKECVPSTIEKNGEEYTVIFENGTKITGDCVLFAGGRSANVEGFGLENTDVKLNEQGFIQTDKFQNTTASGVYAIGDVIGRLELTPVAIAAGRRLSERLFNGKTSLYLDYNFVPSVVFTHPPIATIGWSEEEALAEYGKENIKVYRSRFTPMYFALNEYRQKCEMKLVCLGEEEKIIGLHAIGVDVDEMLQGFAVAVKMGATKADFDDTVAIHPTGAEEFVTMN from the coding sequence ATGAAAACCTACGATTATATTGTTGTTGGCGGAGGTAGCGGCGGAATTGCTTCAGCAAACCGAGCAGCTAATCATGGCGCCAAAGTATTATTAATTGAAGCAAAAGAACTTGGAGGAACTTGTATTAATGTGGGCTGTGTGCCTAAAAAAGTGATGTGGCAAGCTAGCGACATCTACCAATCGATACAAAGGGATGCTCCAAGTTACGGTATTCAGACCAACGAAAGGTCGCTTGACTTTAAAACATTAGTAAAAAACAGAGAAGATTATATCGAGTTCTTACACGGTGCCTATCAAAGAGGTTTTGATAATAGTGGTGTGGAATTTTTAAGAGGATATGCTCAATTTATAGACAATCATACGGTTGAAGTAGAAGGACAACAATATAGCGCTTCTCATGTGTTGATTGCCACAGGTGGACATGCAGATGCATTAAATATCCCTGGAGGCGAATATGCCATTGATTCAGATGGCTTTTTTGCTTTAGACCAAGCGCCTGAACATATGATTGTTTTAGGGGGCGGCTATATTGCCGCTGAACTTGCAGGTGTAATAAATGGACTTGGCAGTAAAACTTCCTGGGCTTTTCGTTATGAGCGTCCACTTCGTACATTTGATCAAATGTTAGCTGATAATTTGGTGCAAACCTATGAAGAAGAAGGAGTTTCTGTTTATAAAGAATGCGTTCCTTCAACTATTGAAAAAAATGGAGAAGAGTATACTGTTATTTTTGAAAATGGCACCAAAATCACTGGCGATTGTGTGTTATTTGCCGGAGGAAGGTCTGCTAATGTAGAGGGCTTCGGTTTAGAAAATACTGATGTAAAATTAAATGAACAAGGTTTTATTCAAACAGATAAATTTCAAAATACTACAGCTAGTGGTGTTTATGCCATTGGAGATGTAATTGGTAGATTAGAATTAACACCTGTGGCTATAGCAGCTGGACGTCGTCTGTCTGAACGTTTATTTAATGGAAAGACAAGTCTTTATTTAGATTATAATTTTGTTCCTAGCGTCGTATTTACTCATCCACCGATTGCTACTATTGGTTGGTCAGAAGAAGAAGCATTAGCTGAATATGGCAAAGAAAACATTAAAGTCTATCGTTCTCGTTTTACTCCGATGTACTTTGCTTTGAATGAATATCGCCAAAAATGCGAAATGAAATTGGTTTGCTTAGGTGAAGAAGAAAAAATTATAGGACTGCATGCTATTGGCGTAGACGTGGACGAAATGTTACAAGGCTTTGCTGTAGCGGTTAAAATGGGAGCTACAAAAGCTGATTTTGATGATACAGTAGCTATTCATCCGACAGGCGCAGAAGAGTTTGTAACAATGAATTAA
- a CDS encoding GNAT family N-acetyltransferase gives MDIHIQKLDRIEKRHFDLLLEADPSKRLVEDYLARSFCFEASKNKQFVGIIVLLPTRAKVLEIVNLAVKEDFRNQKVGQTLISFALTFARKNRYDVVEIGTGSTGFSQLYLYQKCGFRMTHIDSDFFIRHYQEPIFENSLQLKDMVRLSYVIQNLDD, from the coding sequence ATGGATATACATATTCAAAAACTTGACAGAATAGAAAAAAGACATTTTGATCTCTTATTAGAAGCCGATCCTTCAAAACGTTTAGTCGAAGATTATTTAGCGCGTAGCTTTTGTTTTGAAGCGAGCAAAAATAAGCAATTTGTTGGAATTATTGTATTACTACCTACAAGGGCCAAGGTTTTGGAAATTGTCAACTTAGCTGTAAAAGAAGATTTTAGAAATCAAAAGGTAGGCCAAACGCTTATTTCATTTGCTTTAACTTTTGCTCGAAAAAATCGGTATGATGTGGTTGAAATCGGCACGGGTTCTACCGGTTTTTCTCAGCTATATTTATACCAAAAATGCGGGTTCCGTATGACTCATATTGATTCTGACTTTTTTATAAGGCACTATCAAGAACCTATTTTTGAAAATAGCTTACAATTAAAGGATATGGTACGTTTAAGCTACGTAATTCAGAATCTTGACGATTAA